The following are encoded in a window of Halosolutus halophilus genomic DNA:
- a CDS encoding ATP-binding protein, giving the protein MILVICGPPGAGKTTIANRVRERLTRRGVRVETHHSDDFSSRTYERLYERVTEGPENAIHVVDGTFYRREWQTQFRTLDDVRFVRLTASLETCLERNRSRGDPIDEQGVHVIYREFDEPDAALEIDTDDCSVTETADRIVTALSAWSWIDAASG; this is encoded by the coding sequence GTGATCCTCGTGATCTGCGGGCCGCCCGGTGCCGGCAAAACGACGATCGCGAACCGGGTTCGAGAGCGGCTCACCAGGCGGGGCGTGCGCGTCGAGACCCACCACTCCGACGACTTCTCGAGTCGCACGTACGAACGGCTCTACGAGCGGGTCACCGAGGGACCCGAGAACGCGATCCATGTCGTCGACGGCACGTTCTACCGGCGCGAGTGGCAGACGCAGTTTCGCACCCTCGACGACGTCCGGTTCGTCCGCCTCACGGCGAGCCTCGAGACCTGTCTCGAGCGAAATCGATCGCGTGGGGATCCGATCGACGAGCAGGGCGTCCACGTGATCTACCGGGAGTTCGACGAACCCGACGCCGCACTCGAGATCGACACGGACGACTGCTCGGTCACGGAGACCGCCGATCGGATCGTGACCGCGCTGTCGGCGTGGAGCTGGATCGACGCTGCCAGCGGGTGA